The genomic stretch CATCGTCCTCTTCTTCATGCAGTGCTGGCCATTTAAACTCGTAATCTTGATTGATGAAAATTTGATCCGCTAGTTTAATACCTTTACCTGGCGTGAGCTTTTCTTCAATTTTAAAGGCCAGATTAAATTCATTCTCAATAATTTCAAGCAGCTGACGATTACGCTGTTTCTCCAAGTTCGTTGCATTGTCTTGCGTCAGGTTCCAAAGCCTTAAAGAAACAAATAACGATGACTCTCTCGTTGCTTCTTGTACAAAAGAAAGAATCGTTCTTACGTATTCTTCTTTATCCGTCATACTCTGACCAACGTGGCCATCAAAGCTATGAAGGGAGAAATTCATCTGTCTCAGCGCAGGCTTATTGATAAGCTTGTCCCAGTTCTTTTTGATGAGTGTCCCATTTGTCGTAATGTTAACTTTAAATCCTCTTTCATGGGCTATGTCCAATAGCTGATCGATTTTAGGATGAAGCAGCGGCTCACCTTTCACATGCAAATAGATGAAATCAGTATAAGGCTTGATCTGGTCTAAACGTTTCTTAAAATCATCAATGGAGATGAACTGTTTAGCTCGTTCAGTTGGAGGACAAAAATGACACGCCAAATTACAGATGCTCGTAATCTCTATATAAAACTTCTTAAATCTTTTCATAGGTATTCCTCATTTCGCAAACTCTTGATACATACACTAATGCTCACTAAAGCCACAGCGCACCATAAACTACCTGCTTTTTTAACTCTTTCTTATTAGAGCACAATTCATTAAAAAGATAAACGTGTTATGAGGAAATTAACAGATGGAAACGAAAGGTTGGTCGTTCGGTTGTTCTATAACTATCTAAACTAAAAAGCAAAAAGAAGAGAAACCCTTTCGTTTCCCTTCTTCGTCAGTCACTATTTCATCAGCCTTTTTCGATCACCTTTGCACTTGTATGATTATTAGATATCGGCGCGTTCTGCCGCTTCTTCCCTCGTTTCACAATAACTTTCTTGACCCTAGCTAAGCTTCTCATCCTCATGTTTTTTCGAGGACAAGCATAAGATGGTAGAACAATTGACTGGGAAAGGAAAGCCTATCTATGATTTCATTTCGAAAAATGCTAGGAGCCTCATTGTATGCCACCATGTCCATCAGCCTTTGGGGAATATCCTTTGTCTCGACTAAAGCGGTACTGGACAAGCTTGATCCCTTTACTCTTCTGGTCATCCGTTTTGGGATAGGTGCATTATTTTTATTAGTGCTTATCCTTGTAAAAAAGGAACATTCCATGAAGCTGCCGATACAGTATATCCCTCATTTAATCGTATTAGGGATTCTTGGTGTTTTTCTTCATCAAGTTATTCAGGCAAGCGCGCTTTTATCCATTGATGCATCCTCTGCAGGCTGGCTCATTACGTTATCCCCGATTTTTACCGTCGTTCTTTCCATGGTCTTTCTGCATGAAAAGATGACATTTCCAAAGGCTATCGGAATTATTTTGGCCATTAGTGGTGTATTGCTGGTCACAACAGCAGGTGGAGACAGGTCATTAGGATTCTCGATCAACATAGGGTATCTACTGATGGTTCTCAGTACCTTAAATTGGGCCATTTATTCAGTTTTACTAAAAAGCCTAAAAGTGCCATTGCCTGCATTGGTCCTCACCTTTTACATGAGTACTTTGGGACTTTTGCTTACTCTCCCATTCATCTATCAGAACAAAAGCTGGGAAAAGCTTACTCTTCTAGATGGAGTAGAATGGGCTCATCTTATCTTCCTTGGAGTCTTTGTATCCGGTATTGCCTACTGGTACTGGGCAAAAGCATTAGAGGTGTTGGAGGCCACTCAAGTATCTGTTTTCTTATACCTTGAACCAGTCTCTACACTGATAGCAGCTGTGCTACTTCTACATGAAAAGGTTGTTTATACCAGTATTCTAGGTGGAGCAATCATTATCCTTGGGGTTATTTTCGTAAATGGACATCTCGTTGGACTGATAAATCGATGGGGTGCGAAGAGGTAGGGAAATCAAAGTGACGGTTCTGCTGCTTCCTAACTTACAACTGTAAACACTAAAGGATTCACCTTTCCATCTAATTAAACAATAAGAAGCACGAGAACCGTCCCTCGCGCCCCTAAACTAAAAAACTAAAAGATACGCGCTAATCAATAAAATAACTGAAACAAGCCAGAGATTTTAAAAAATCTCTGGCTTGTTATTCCGATAAATTTCATGTGTCTATTTACAATTTCTCAGTAAAAGCAGCAAGATTTTCTAGCGTGGACCTTAGTCCAGTGTCGTGATCTTCCTTACGAATACCTTCTGGTACGTTTTCACAAACGATTGTAACATTAGTGCCTCCCGAAACATCTTCCAATATCCATTTCTGTATCATCTCACCCGAGAAAGCAGGATCTTCGGAATTGAAGTTAACAGATTGGACAATTCGCTGGTTTGGGACCAGCTCCAAAAATGTTCCTTCCGCCACATCGGTGTTATCCGACGTTTTTCCAATAATTAACTCATCCAATTCATACGTCAGCGTCATTTTATAA from Bacillus sp. E(2018) encodes the following:
- a CDS encoding SRPBCC family protein, with protein sequence MNLSRNRRTDTASKVIPVPPQIVYLAIINPDSLIQWLPPEGMSGKIDTYDCREGGAYKMTLTYELDELIIGKTSDNTDVAEGTFLELVPNQRIVQSVNFNSEDPAFSGEMIQKWILEDVSGGTNVTIVCENVPEGIRKEDHDTGLRSTLENLAAFTEKL
- a CDS encoding DMT family transporter: MISFRKMLGASLYATMSISLWGISFVSTKAVLDKLDPFTLLVIRFGIGALFLLVLILVKKEHSMKLPIQYIPHLIVLGILGVFLHQVIQASALLSIDASSAGWLITLSPIFTVVLSMVFLHEKMTFPKAIGIILAISGVLLVTTAGGDRSLGFSINIGYLLMVLSTLNWAIYSVLLKSLKVPLPALVLTFYMSTLGLLLTLPFIYQNKSWEKLTLLDGVEWAHLIFLGVFVSGIAYWYWAKALEVLEATQVSVFLYLEPVSTLIAAVLLLHEKVVYTSILGGAIIILGVIFVNGHLVGLINRWGAKR
- a CDS encoding radical SAM/SPASM domain-containing protein, with protein sequence MKRFKKFYIEITSICNLACHFCPPTERAKQFISIDDFKKRLDQIKPYTDFIYLHVKGEPLLHPKIDQLLDIAHERGFKVNITTNGTLIKKNWDKLINKPALRQMNFSLHSFDGHVGQSMTDKEEYVRTILSFVQEATRESSLFVSLRLWNLTQDNATNLEKQRNRQLLEIIENEFNLAFKIEEKLTPGKGIKLADQIFINQDYEFKWPALHEEEDDGKGFCYGLRNQAGILANGTVIPCCLDGEGVINLGNINETDFSTIIEGDRANNLVDGFSRREAVEELCRKCGYRKRFGK